A window of the Butyricimonas faecalis genome harbors these coding sequences:
- a CDS encoding LTA synthase family protein: MRDKLLFLLKYYLFWVVFSWVAKVVFLIYQYKETATLTGYDYVMIFAKGFRMDLSFGGYVILLSCVLMAIGVFLSAKILKRIFSCLTLLLLVMSSLIIVGDLELFKNWGYHMDATPLFYLKTPGEAMASTPTGLIVLLLLLYAVMVVVFYTFYRRWVAKTFYSDRREALWHGIIYLILGGVAFIPVRGGFNVAPMNVSFVFFNNKNMYANQAAINPVWNFLYEVMHINKIKGNYAFMPEEKAQQLVDSVYMETGDYPRVLKTDRPNVVVLLLETFTLNAWDAMPNLQAVAKEGIFFSNIYATGNRSDRGILGVISGFPAYPNVSMLKYPNKTYEQPRFPLDFEAEGYSTRFYYAGDLNFGGFRSYVTMSFQSVVTEDDFSGEAIENRFKWGVHDGYMLDRLYEDLRIAQVPFMYMAFTMSSHEPFIVPMETKIPGDDNGSKLKNAIAYTDQCLGEFFEKCKKSGLWDNTLFVLVADHGTRHVGNLQPHLPEAYRIPMIFTGGALSVRDSVVNTLGSQTDMVATLFAQLGMDASAFHYSKNLLNPAAVPFAFYAFTNAAAVVTDNGAYIYDLKTKKPIGPNTKPQDGELLKAYLQVVDRDFKK; encoded by the coding sequence ATGCGTGATAAATTACTGTTTTTGCTGAAATATTATCTCTTTTGGGTTGTATTTTCATGGGTGGCCAAGGTGGTATTCTTGATATATCAATACAAGGAAACGGCCACTCTTACCGGATATGATTATGTGATGATTTTTGCCAAAGGGTTCCGAATGGATCTTTCATTTGGGGGTTACGTGATCTTGTTGTCCTGTGTGTTAATGGCAATAGGAGTTTTTTTATCCGCAAAAATATTGAAACGTATTTTTTCTTGCCTAACGCTTTTGCTTTTAGTGATGTCAAGTCTGATTATTGTTGGAGATCTCGAGTTATTCAAGAATTGGGGATACCATATGGATGCCACTCCCTTGTTTTACTTGAAGACACCCGGTGAGGCAATGGCTTCAACTCCGACAGGGTTAATCGTATTGCTTTTATTACTCTATGCTGTTATGGTGGTTGTCTTTTATACGTTTTACCGTCGTTGGGTGGCCAAGACCTTTTACTCGGATAGGCGTGAGGCATTGTGGCATGGTATAATATATCTTATTTTAGGAGGCGTTGCGTTTATTCCCGTGAGGGGAGGTTTCAATGTGGCTCCGATGAACGTGAGTTTCGTGTTTTTCAACAACAAAAATATGTATGCGAATCAGGCTGCAATTAATCCGGTATGGAATTTCTTGTACGAGGTGATGCATATTAACAAGATAAAAGGAAATTATGCCTTTATGCCAGAGGAGAAGGCTCAGCAGTTGGTAGATAGCGTGTATATGGAAACGGGTGATTATCCTCGGGTATTGAAAACCGATAGACCTAACGTGGTAGTACTCCTATTGGAAACGTTCACGTTGAATGCCTGGGATGCCATGCCGAATTTACAAGCGGTAGCCAAAGAAGGGATATTTTTTTCTAATATATACGCGACCGGAAATCGTTCAGATCGGGGAATATTGGGGGTAATCAGCGGTTTCCCCGCTTATCCGAATGTATCCATGTTGAAATATCCGAACAAGACTTATGAACAACCCCGTTTCCCGTTGGATTTTGAGGCGGAAGGTTATTCCACCCGTTTTTATTATGCCGGAGATCTTAATTTTGGTGGCTTCCGTTCTTACGTGACTATGAGTTTCCAAAGTGTGGTTACCGAGGATGATTTTTCGGGAGAGGCTATCGAGAACCGTTTCAAATGGGGGGTACATGACGGGTATATGCTTGATCGTCTTTATGAAGATTTGCGAATTGCCCAAGTGCCATTCATGTACATGGCGTTTACCATGAGTAGTCACGAGCCCTTTATCGTTCCCATGGAGACAAAGATTCCGGGAGATGATAACGGTTCCAAGTTGAAAAATGCGATAGCTTACACGGATCAATGTTTGGGAGAATTTTTTGAAAAGTGCAAAAAATCGGGACTCTGGGATAATACTTTATTCGTGTTGGTGGCTGATCATGGAACCCGTCACGTGGGAAATTTGCAACCTCATTTGCCGGAGGCTTATCGTATTCCGATGATTTTTACGGGAGGAGCCTTGAGTGTTCGGGATTCCGTGGTAAACACGCTAGGTTCTCAAACGGATATGGTCGCCACTTTGTTCGCCCAATTGGGAATGGATGCTTCTGCATTCCATTATAGTAAGAATTTGTTGAATCCGGCGGCAGTTCCTTTTGCTTTTTATGCCTTCACGAATGCGGCGGCGGTGGTGACGGATAACGGGGCTTATATTTATGATTTGAAAACGAAAAAGCCGATAGGACCCAACACAAAACCCCAGGACGGTGAGTTGTTGAAAGCTTATTTACAAGTAGTCGACCGGGACTTTAAGAAATGA